Proteins from a genomic interval of Enterococcus faecium:
- a CDS encoding LytR/AlgR family response regulator transcription factor, protein MIPIYICEDDPKQLEVLSTVIKNRIMIENLDSYVHISTSDPEELLNAAKIRTSSFGIYFLDIELEDSEMDGVAIGKLIRELDPLGKIIYVTSHTEMSMKILKSNIEPTDYIVKEDLYDLKENVEHILSKIFEDFQMSQIQKDIFKIEFNDEIKFLPIKDIQYFSTSLGAPHKLEVHLTHAQLQFYEKIKEIEKMHRNFIRCHKSYVINTQNVRSINKKTREVTLANGETIPASIRGLKKLIS, encoded by the coding sequence ATGATTCCCATTTATATTTGTGAAGACGATCCAAAACAATTAGAAGTTTTATCAACGGTGATCAAAAATAGAATCATGATTGAAAACTTAGACAGTTATGTCCATATTTCTACCTCTGATCCGGAAGAACTTCTCAATGCAGCCAAGATCAGAACTTCTTCTTTTGGTATTTACTTTTTAGATATCGAACTAGAAGACAGTGAAATGGATGGTGTAGCGATCGGTAAATTGATCCGTGAATTAGATCCTTTAGGAAAAATAATCTATGTGACTTCCCATACGGAAATGTCGATGAAAATCTTAAAAAGCAACATCGAACCGACTGATTATATCGTCAAAGAAGATCTTTATGATTTAAAAGAAAATGTCGAGCATATCCTGAGCAAAATTTTCGAAGATTTTCAAATGTCCCAAATCCAAAAAGATATCTTCAAAATAGAGTTTAATGATGAGATCAAATTTTTACCGATCAAAGACATCCAATATTTTTCTACTTCGCTAGGAGCGCCACATAAACTGGAAGTCCATTTGACTCATGCCCAATTACAATTCTATGAGAAGATCAAAGAAATCGAGAAAATGCATCGGAATTTTATCCGTTGTCATAAATCCTATGTTATCAATACACAAAATGTGCGGTCGATTAATAAAAAAACCAGAGAAGTCACGTTGGCAAACGGCGAGACCATCCCAGCCTCTATCCGTGGATTAAAGAAATTGATTTCATAA
- a CDS encoding ATP-binding protein: MFLWSIALQYLIYTICILLIDHHIRYKYLFAGVILISCILIGWVYSILGIFTALIAIGMLMLTFFFFSTSRQQLVYALPFGLLTSLLGDHLTSIDDFFVLKSSVIEPGDSLQYFHIVLSAFLSALLAFCLKKSLETWFHTVDRRMIGTIGTLILFTYYIIIFYTRFSGETPDVLALNTSFFILYLCVGLIILVYYWKISNKKLADQLLEQQVRMQQDYIKDLEKNYQDLREFKHDYQNLLFSLHSYISEGDLEGLRSYYDQTILPTRQMMNLFPANLSMLDNMKVPEIRSLLSLKLMMAQEKGLIVQLHFPEPIELDTKHTVNLVRMLGIILDNAIEGASAAKKKKIELTILKKNHSVMIRVINTTTNTLPLNQLKQKGFSTKTNPKNEGLGLFILDELTKTNPYLFLETSIENQRFSQTIYIQIK, translated from the coding sequence ATGTTTTTATGGTCCATAGCGTTGCAATATTTGATTTACACAATTTGTATCTTATTGATTGACCATCACATCCGATACAAATATCTGTTTGCGGGAGTCATTCTGATTTCTTGTATTTTGATTGGATGGGTCTATTCGATTTTAGGGATTTTTACTGCTCTAATTGCTATAGGAATGCTGATGCTTACTTTTTTCTTCTTTTCGACTTCGCGTCAACAATTGGTTTACGCGCTTCCTTTTGGGTTATTGACGTCGCTTTTAGGAGATCACTTAACAAGCATCGACGATTTTTTTGTTTTGAAATCTTCGGTTATTGAACCAGGAGATTCATTGCAGTATTTTCACATTGTCTTATCCGCTTTTTTATCTGCTTTATTAGCTTTTTGTTTAAAAAAATCGTTAGAGACTTGGTTTCACACTGTGGACCGCCGTATGATCGGTACGATCGGGACATTGATATTATTTACATACTATATCATTATTTTTTATACCCGTTTTTCTGGTGAAACACCTGATGTCTTAGCTTTGAATACGAGTTTTTTCATTCTATATCTGTGTGTTGGCCTGATCATCTTGGTTTATTATTGGAAAATCTCTAATAAGAAATTAGCTGATCAGTTATTAGAGCAACAAGTCAGGATGCAACAGGATTATATCAAAGATCTAGAAAAAAACTATCAAGACTTGAGAGAATTCAAACATGATTACCAAAATCTGCTTTTTTCTCTTCACAGCTATATTTCAGAAGGCGACTTAGAAGGATTACGGTCTTATTATGATCAAACGATATTACCTACACGCCAGATGATGAACCTTTTTCCGGCCAATCTAAGTATGTTGGATAATATGAAAGTTCCTGAGATCCGTAGTTTACTGTCATTAAAACTCATGATGGCACAGGAAAAAGGGTTGATCGTCCAGCTTCATTTTCCTGAGCCAATCGAACTGGATACGAAACATACGGTAAACCTTGTACGTATGCTTGGTATTATCTTGGACAATGCGATTGAAGGAGCTAGTGCTGCAAAGAAGAAAAAAATCGAATTGACCATACTCAAGAAGAATCATTCCGTGATGATTCGTGTGATCAATACAACAACAAATACATTACCGTTAAACCAGTTGAAACAAAAAGGGTTCTCAACAAAAACAAATCCAAAAAACGAAGGCCTTGGCTTGTTTATCTTGGATGAATTGACAAAGACCAATCCTTATCTTTTCCTTGAAACATCAATTGAAAACCAGCGTTTTTCTCAAACGATTTATATACAAATAAAATAA
- a CDS encoding zinc ABC transporter substrate-binding protein AdcA, producing MKRLIGILAMLVLAGMLTACGASGKAEDSKEKLSVMTTFYPMYDFTKAIVGDEGEVELLIPAGTDSHDYEPSAKDMAKIQDTDIFVYNDENMETWVPAIQKTLQEGNVHTIKATEGMLLLPGSEEGHDHDHEHGEEGHTHELDPHVWLAPSLAIKQVANIRDQLIEAYPEKQEVWTKNAAAYTEKLQALHQLYQETFKQAKQRSFVTQHAAFNYLALEYGLNQVSIAGLSSSEEPSAARIAELKHFVKEHGINYIYFEENAKDSIARTLANEAGVSLEVLNPLEGLTNEQIENGENYLSIMEANLEALKKTTETENPLEDTLTPKKEKSVYNGYFEDEDVQDRSLSDWAGTWQTVDTYVEDGTFDPVFEYKEKLNQDKTAQEYKEYYTKGYQTDIASIKISEKEMAFTFKDGTTKRSNYRYVGKEILTYEAGNRGVRYLFEAEDKESGAFRYIQFSDHTIAPADSEHFHLYAGNESQEVLLKEMENWPTFYPDTMDGREIAQEMLLH from the coding sequence ATGAAACGATTGATAGGTATATTGGCCATGCTGGTTTTAGCAGGTATGTTAACTGCTTGCGGGGCAAGTGGGAAAGCCGAGGACAGTAAAGAAAAATTGAGCGTGATGACGACCTTTTATCCCATGTATGATTTTACAAAAGCAATCGTCGGGGATGAAGGAGAAGTAGAGTTATTGATTCCAGCAGGGACTGATTCCCACGATTATGAACCTTCTGCTAAAGACATGGCAAAGATCCAAGATACAGATATCTTTGTTTATAATGATGAAAACATGGAAACATGGGTCCCCGCAATCCAAAAAACATTACAAGAAGGCAATGTCCATACGATAAAAGCGACAGAAGGTATGCTTTTACTTCCGGGAAGTGAAGAAGGACATGATCATGACCATGAACACGGGGAAGAAGGCCATACACATGAGCTAGACCCACATGTATGGCTAGCTCCAAGTTTAGCAATCAAGCAGGTAGCAAACATACGTGATCAGCTGATTGAAGCTTACCCAGAAAAACAGGAAGTATGGACAAAAAATGCAGCAGCCTATACCGAGAAACTTCAAGCACTCCATCAGCTTTATCAAGAAACCTTTAAGCAAGCAAAACAAAGATCTTTTGTCACGCAACATGCTGCATTCAACTATCTAGCGTTAGAATATGGATTGAATCAAGTATCGATTGCTGGTCTTTCTTCTAGTGAAGAACCGTCTGCGGCGAGAATTGCTGAACTGAAACACTTTGTTAAAGAACATGGAATCAACTATATTTATTTTGAAGAAAACGCCAAAGATAGTATTGCCAGAACGTTAGCAAACGAAGCAGGTGTATCTTTAGAAGTATTGAATCCTTTGGAAGGATTGACGAATGAACAAATAGAAAATGGAGAAAACTATCTTTCTATCATGGAAGCAAACCTCGAAGCGTTGAAAAAAACGACAGAGACAGAAAACCCGCTAGAAGATACTTTGACCCCCAAAAAAGAAAAGAGCGTCTACAACGGTTATTTTGAAGACGAGGATGTACAAGATCGCTCTCTTTCAGATTGGGCAGGAACTTGGCAAACAGTAGATACGTATGTAGAAGATGGGACTTTTGATCCTGTTTTTGAATATAAAGAAAAATTGAATCAGGATAAGACAGCACAAGAATATAAAGAATATTATACGAAGGGCTATCAAACAGATATTGCTTCAATCAAGATCAGTGAGAAAGAGATGGCATTTACGTTTAAGGATGGAACAACGAAACGTTCAAATTATCGTTATGTAGGGAAAGAAATCTTGACCTACGAGGCAGGAAACCGTGGCGTAAGGTATCTATTCGAAGCAGAAGATAAGGAAAGTGGCGCTTTTAGATATATTCAATTCAGTGATCACACGATTGCACCGGCTGACTCCGAACATTTTCATTTATATGCAGGAAATGAAAGTCAAGAAGTATTGCTGAAAGAAATGGAGAATTGGCCAACATTTTATCCAGATACAATGGATGGACGTGAAATTGCACAGGAAATGCTTTTGCACTGA
- a CDS encoding deoxynucleoside kinase, protein MPIIVIIVAGTIGAGKSTLTEMLAQDLETKPFYENVEDNEVLPLFYSNPEKYTFLLQIFFLNKRFLAIKDAFSHDDNVLDRSIYEDSMLFHLNADLGRVSEVEVKQYEGLLETMLKELEEISPQKKPDLLVYIRVSFETMLARIKKRGREYEQLEQDPELYSYYKELNRRYEEWYEQFDICPKIVIDGDKYDFVADPACGEQIVQEIKMRAKKMTEEADAQSIRYTTNNPKAKGIFTTK, encoded by the coding sequence ATGCCGATAATTGTGATCATTGTTGCAGGAACGATCGGTGCAGGGAAAAGCACACTAACTGAAATGCTTGCCCAAGATTTAGAAACAAAACCTTTTTATGAGAACGTGGAAGATAATGAAGTATTGCCGCTATTTTATTCTAATCCAGAAAAGTATACTTTTTTATTACAGATTTTCTTTTTGAACAAACGCTTTTTGGCAATCAAAGATGCTTTCAGCCATGATGACAACGTACTAGACCGCTCCATCTACGAAGATAGTATGCTGTTTCATTTGAATGCAGATTTAGGGCGTGTTTCTGAAGTAGAAGTAAAGCAGTATGAAGGTCTTTTAGAAACGATGCTGAAGGAGTTAGAAGAAATTTCGCCACAAAAGAAACCAGATCTACTGGTTTATATTCGTGTATCCTTTGAAACTATGTTAGCGAGAATCAAAAAAAGAGGCCGGGAATATGAACAGCTAGAACAAGATCCTGAACTCTATTCCTACTATAAAGAACTCAATCGACGATACGAAGAGTGGTATGAACAGTTTGATATATGTCCCAAAATAGTGATCGATGGGGACAAATATGATTTCGTAGCCGATCCGGCATGTGGAGAACAAATCGTACAAGAAATCAAGATGCGGGCAAAGAAAATGACAGAAGAGGCAGATGCCCAGTCGATCCGCTACACTACAAATAACCCGAAAGCAAAGGGAATCTTTACAACTAAATAA
- a CDS encoding accessory gene regulator B family protein, with protein sequence MKDKVVNKLLEALFSGDKSEEDMVYVQVKFALEVLLNNLGKLAVVLVFSLVTGSWAETGITFLSYICIRRYAYGLHSDSEFVCLLWTLLYLWGVPLVMKHLQLTISFPMMVFLLISCFLLLLRYGSRGTAINPIEPEKRPPLLKKAISMFLIFSLITLFFSASYFSTYLLLGIVLEIATLLPITNYLMNFGGIFHEKNNH encoded by the coding sequence ATGAAAGATAAAGTTGTGAACAAATTATTAGAAGCCTTATTCAGCGGAGACAAATCGGAAGAAGATATGGTGTATGTCCAAGTAAAATTTGCCTTAGAAGTTTTATTGAATAATCTTGGAAAACTAGCGGTCGTTCTAGTCTTTTCTCTGGTGACAGGCTCATGGGCGGAAACAGGAATCACCTTTCTTTCTTATATCTGCATCCGCAGATATGCTTATGGATTGCATTCCGACTCTGAATTCGTTTGTCTGCTGTGGACACTACTTTATTTATGGGGCGTTCCCTTGGTGATGAAACATCTGCAATTGACTATCTCCTTCCCAATGATGGTCTTTTTGTTAATCAGCTGCTTTTTGTTACTGCTTCGCTATGGATCAAGAGGTACAGCAATCAATCCCATTGAACCCGAGAAACGTCCCCCATTATTAAAGAAGGCGATCAGCATGTTTCTAATTTTTTCTCTCATTACTTTATTTTTCTCAGCTTCTTACTTTTCTACCTATTTGCTACTTGGGATTGTTTTAGAAATAGCTACGTTGCTTCCTATTACAAACTACTTGATGAATTTTGGAGGAATCTTTCATGAAAAAAACAATCATTAA
- a CDS encoding YoaK family protein translates to MQTSFHEGRTIGLLLTFIGGAMDSYTYIQYGAFASAQTGNIILSIIQAFDGEWLSVGKKVLSTLFFFLGILLTKYLIDYFRKKEKHFWRLFVLYYEAVIFFFVSLTPVHEHPALVTILIAFTASIQWVAFDKINGRAYTNLFTTGNLKGVATNLYDYCISKEKADFDRFFHYLSVVLAFIAGAIVLVFCHHLFGAHSILIVSILFLIMALTQTFHLWQFYHTNRFTI, encoded by the coding sequence ATGCAGACTTCCTTTCACGAGGGGCGTACAATAGGACTTTTGCTGACATTTATCGGAGGAGCCATGGACAGTTATACTTATATCCAATATGGTGCTTTTGCCTCTGCTCAAACTGGCAATATCATTCTATCGATCATCCAAGCATTTGACGGAGAATGGCTAAGTGTTGGTAAAAAAGTATTGTCTACCCTTTTCTTTTTCTTAGGGATTCTTCTAACAAAGTATCTAATTGATTATTTTAGAAAAAAAGAAAAACATTTCTGGCGCTTGTTTGTTCTATATTATGAAGCAGTGATTTTTTTCTTTGTTAGTTTGACACCCGTCCATGAGCATCCCGCATTAGTAACGATTTTGATTGCTTTTACTGCATCGATCCAGTGGGTAGCTTTTGATAAAATCAACGGGCGTGCCTACACTAATTTATTTACAACTGGAAATTTAAAAGGGGTAGCAACGAACTTATATGATTATTGTATTTCTAAAGAAAAAGCAGATTTTGATCGATTTTTCCACTATCTAAGTGTCGTTCTTGCCTTTATCGCAGGAGCTATTGTCCTTGTTTTCTGTCATCATCTGTTTGGCGCCCATTCGATTTTGATCGTTTCCATTTTATTTTTGATCATGGCCCTCACTCAGACATTTCATTTATGGCAATTTTATCATACGAATCGGTTCACTATTTGA